A genomic stretch from Prionailurus bengalensis isolate Pbe53 chromosome E2, Fcat_Pben_1.1_paternal_pri, whole genome shotgun sequence includes:
- the MTSS2 gene encoding protein MTSS 2 isoform X1 gives METAEKECGALGGLFQAIVNDMKSSYPIWEDFNSKATKLHSQLRTTVLAAVAFLDAFQKVADMATNTRGATRDIGSALTRMCMRHRSIETKLRQFTNALLESLINPLQERIEDWKKSANQLDKDHAKEYKRARHEIKKKSSDTLKLQKKARKELLGKGDLQPQLDSALQDVNDMYLLLEETEKQAVRRALIEERGRFCTFITFLQPVVNGELTMLGEITHLQGIIDDLVVLTAEPHKLPPASEQVIKDLKGSDYSWSYQTPPSSPSGSGSRKSSMCSAPNSSSSAKGGGAPWPGGAQTYSPSSTCRYRSLAQPAATTARLSSVSSHDSGFVSQDATYSKPPSPMPSDITSQKSSSSASSEASETCQSVSECSSPTSDWAKAGPHEQPSGTSLQRRKDRLEHPRDTEPGLASGGTLGPSGEEAPRPRMSPATIAAKHGEEVSPAASDLAMVLTRGLSLEHQKSSRDSLQYSSGYSTQTTTPSCSEDTIPSQGSDYDCYSVNGDADGEGPAEFDKSSTIPRNSNIAQNYRRLIQTKRPASTAGLPSASGAPPGVATIRRTPSTKPAVRRALSSAGPIPIRPPIVPVKTPTVPDSPGYAGPTRAGSEECVFYSDEAASPLAPDLAKASPKRLSLPNTAWASPAPEAPSYPGLADDDEQQQLAANRHSLVEKLGELVAGAHALGEGQFPFPTALTATPAEETPSPPPAASGDPPAEDMLVAIRRGVRLRRTVTNDRSAPRIL, from the exons ATGGAGACGGCGGAGAAGGAGTGCGGCGCCCTGGGCGGGCTCTTTCAGGCCATCGTCAACGACATGAAG AGCTCCTATCCCATCTGGGAAGACTTCAACTCCAAGGCCACCAAGCTGCATTCCCAGCTGAG gacCACTGTGCTGGCTGCTGTGGCCTTCTTGGATGCCTTTCAGAAAGTGGCCGACATGGCCACCAACAcccgag GGGCCACACGGGACATTGGCTCAGCGCTCACGCGCATGTGCATGCGCCACCGCAGCATCGAGACCAAGCTGCGGCAATTCACCAA CGCGCTGCTGGAGAGCCTCATCAACCCGCTGCAGGAGCGCATCGAGGACTGGAAGAAGTCAGCCAACCAGCTGGACAAGGACCACGCGAAAG AATACAAACGAGCCCGGCACGAGATCAAGAAGAAGTCTTCAGACACGCTGAAGCTGCAGAAAAAAGCGCGCAAAG AGCTACTTG GGAAAGGAGATCTGCAGCCCCAGCTGGACAGTGCCCTGCAGGACGTCAACGACATGTACCTGCtgctggaagagacagagaagcaggcgGTGCGCCGGGCTCTGATTGAGGAACGCGGCCGTTTCTGTACCTTCATCACTTTCCTGCAGCCTGTGGTG AATGGCGAGCTGACCATGCTGGGAGAGATCACCCACCTGCAGGGCATCATTGACGACCTGGTGGTGCTGACTGCGGAGCCCCACAAGCTGCCCCCCGCCAGTGAGCAG GTGATCAAAGACCTGAAGGGCTCTGACTATAGCTGGTCGTACCAGACCCCCCCATCATCGCCCAGCGGCTCCGGCTCTCGCAAGTCCAGCATGTGCAG CGCCCCCAACAGCAGTAGCAGTGCCAAGGGTGGCGGAGCCCCATGGCCTGGGGGTGCCCAAACATACTCACCCAGTTCCACCTGTCGCTACCGCAGCCTGGCACAGCCAGCCGCCACCACCGCCCGACTCTCCAGCGTCTCCTCCCACGACTCTGGCTTCGTCTCCCAGGATGCCACCTACTCCAAGCCCCCCTCACCCATGCCTTCAGACATCACCAGCCAG AAGTCCTCCAGCTCTGCGTCCTCGGAGGCCTCGGAAACCTGCCAGTCTGTTAGCGAGTGCAGCTCCCCCACCTCG GACTGGGCCAAAGCAGGTCCCCATGAGCAGCCCTCAGGCACCAGCCTGCAGAGGAGGAAGGACCGACTGGAACACCCCCGGGACACAGAGCCAGGCCTGGCCAGCGGGGGCACCCTGGGCCCCAGCGGAGAGGAGGCACCAAGACCACGCATGTCCCCTGCCACCATCGCAGCCAAG CATGGTGAAGAGGTGTCCCCGGCGGCCAGTGACCTGGCCATGGTGCTGACCCGCGGCCTGAGCCTGGAGCACCAGAAGAGCAGCCGGGACTCTCTGCAGTACTCCAGTGGCTACAGCACGCAGACCACCACGCCATCCTGCTCCGAGGACACCATCCCCTCCCAAG GCTCCGACTACGACTGCTACTCGGTGAATGGGGACGCAGATGGCGAGGGCCCGGCCGAGTTCGACAAGTCCTCCACCATCCCCCGCAACAGCAACATCGCCCAGAATTACCGCCGCCTGATCCAGACCAAGCGCCCGGCCTCCACCGCGGGGCTGCCCAGCGCCTCGGGCGCTCCCCCCGGCGTGGCCACCATCCGCCGCACGCCCTCGACCAAGCCCGCCGTGCGCCGCGCGCTCTCCAGCGCTGGCCCCATCCCCATCCGGCCGCCCATCGTCCCCGTGAAGACGCCCACAGTGCCCGACTCCCCTGGCTATGCAGGGCCCACACGCGCGGGCAGCGAGGAGTGCGTCTTCTACAGCGACGAAGCCGCCTCGCCCCTGGCACCAGACCTGGCCAAGGCCTCACCGAAGAGGCTGAGCCTGCCCAACACGGCCtgggccagccctgccccagaGGCACCCAGCTACCCCGGGCTGGCGGACGACGACGAGCAGCAGCAGCTGGCCGCCAACCGGCACAGCCTGGTGGAGAAGCTCGGGGAGCTGGTGGCGGGCGCCCACGCGCTGGGCGAGGGCCAGTTCCCCTTCCCTACAGCCCTGACCGCCACCCCCGCAGAGGAGACGCCCAGTCCACCCCCGGCAGCCTCCGGCGACCCCCCGGCCGAAGACATGCTGGTGGCCATCCGGCGCGGGGTTCGTCTCCGCAGGACCGTCACCAACGACAGGTCGGCGCCCCGCATCTTGTGA